Proteins encoded within one genomic window of Armatimonadota bacterium:
- a CDS encoding sialidase family protein — protein MCASIDVRKLPGAREVALVREAGYFPVLALLGKREAYPSSGEVVAVLRGGAGHVGIEGRLELVRSRDGGATWLPPSVIVDSDWDDRNPAVGAAPDGALVVAYFHANCYDDQGRWDPHVGAIHTLVVRSHDGGHSWEPPHPLGFQPLDGRSPYGRMIVFPDGTLGMAIYGARIGDETRGSAVRPHSYLLRSTDGGRTWGDPSLVGAGFTEIAFLRCPDGTLIAALRAEDPKHISAYVSVSESLDDGRTWSAAIPVTDAGEHPADLTLLGNGWVLLAYGHRHEPFGVQGMVSRDCGHSWDGERKLVFNDDRPSGDCGYPSTVRFPDGTLLTVYYSAGDHMDPYRLEGAFAAGVLYPEAELIAACESR, from the coding sequence ATGTGCGCTTCCATTGACGTACGCAAGCTGCCCGGAGCGAGGGAGGTTGCGCTGGTGCGGGAGGCCGGCTACTTCCCGGTGCTGGCGCTGCTGGGGAAGCGCGAGGCTTACCCGTCCTCAGGCGAGGTGGTGGCGGTGCTGCGTGGGGGTGCGGGGCACGTGGGTATCGAGGGCCGGCTGGAGCTGGTGCGCTCGCGCGACGGCGGCGCCACCTGGCTGCCGCCGTCGGTAATCGTGGACAGCGACTGGGATGACCGCAACCCGGCGGTCGGCGCCGCGCCGGACGGCGCGCTGGTCGTGGCCTACTTCCACGCCAACTGCTATGATGATCAGGGGCGCTGGGATCCTCACGTCGGCGCCATCCATACGCTGGTCGTCCGCTCCCACGACGGCGGCCACAGTTGGGAGCCGCCGCATCCGCTCGGCTTCCAGCCGCTCGACGGACGGTCGCCCTACGGGCGCATGATCGTCTTCCCCGACGGCACGCTGGGGATGGCCATCTACGGCGCACGAATAGGCGACGAGACGCGCGGCAGCGCCGTGCGGCCACATTCCTACCTGCTGCGCTCGACCGACGGCGGCCGCACCTGGGGCGATCCCTCGCTCGTGGGGGCGGGGTTCACCGAGATCGCGTTTCTGCGCTGCCCCGATGGCACACTCATTGCGGCGCTGCGCGCAGAGGATCCCAAGCACATCTCCGCCTACGTGTCGGTGAGCGAGTCCCTTGACGACGGCCGCACCTGGTCAGCAGCCATCCCCGTGACCGATGCCGGCGAGCATCCGGCGGACCTGACACTGCTGGGCAATGGGTGGGTGCTGCTAGCTTATGGCCACCGCCACGAGCCCTTCGGCGTGCAGGGCATGGTCAGCCGCGACTGCGGGCACTCCTGGGACGGGGAGCGCAAGCTTGTCTTCAACGATGACCGCCCGAGCGGGGACTGCGGTTACCCCAGCACCGTGCGTTTCCCCGACGGCACGCTGCTGACGGTGTACTACTCGGCCGGCGACCACATGGATCCCTACCGCCTGGAGGGGGCGTTTGCGGCGGGGGTGCTCTACCCCGAGGCGGAGCTGATCGCGGCGTGTGAATCGCGCTGA